Proteins encoded by one window of Leopardus geoffroyi isolate Oge1 chromosome X, O.geoffroyi_Oge1_pat1.0, whole genome shotgun sequence:
- the IRAK1 gene encoding interleukin-1 receptor-associated kinase 1 isoform X2 has product MAGGPGPGDPAAPGAQHFLYEVPPWVMCRFYKVMDALEPADWCQFAALIVRDQTELRLCERSGQRTASVLWPWINRNARVADLVRILTHLQLLRARDIITAWHPPAPLLPPGTSTPRPSSPPAPSEAEALRPRKLQTSASTLPSPVFPGSQTHSGAELGPVPSPAALQPPPPYPDPSSTKPNRESPVSLLQGAHPSPFCWPLAEISQGTHNFSEELKIGEGGFGCVYRAVMRNTLYAVKRLKEGADLEWTTVRQSFLTEVEQLSRFRHPNIVDFAGYCAESGFYCLVYGFLPSGSLEDRLHLQACPPLSWPQRLNILLGTARAIQFLHQDSPSLIHGDIKSSNVLLDDRLMPKLGDFGLARLSRFAAASPGQSSTVARTRTVRGTLAYLPEEYVKTGRLAVDTDTFSFGVVVLETLAGQRAVRTHGTKTKYLVYESLERLQAAVAGPALEPEAAGHGPPSPQENSYISTAGSAPSAAGPLRPLAVPPGAPAPAPDWLQKGPNQPVESDESVSGLSAALHSWHLSPSCPPGLALPGSPGQGAAVWAPASLGTAGGTEGGATQASSWGSGPGPRLTAMEGPLLGSSLSSQPPQIVINPARQKMVQKLALYEDGVLDSLQLLSSSSLPGLGVERQNRQGPEESDEFQS; this is encoded by the exons atgGCCGGTGGGCCGGGCCCGGGGGACCCCGCGGCCCCCGGCGCCCAGCACTTCTTGTACGAGGTGCCGCCCTGGGTCATGTGCCGCTTCTACAAAGTGATGGACGCCCTGGAGCCCGCCGACTGGTGCCAGTTCG CCGCCCTGATCGTGCGCGACCAGACCGAGCTGCGGCTGTGCGAGCGCTCCGGGCAGCGCACGGCCAGTGTCCTGTGGCCCTGGATCAACCGCAACGCCCGCGTGGCCGACCTCGTGCGCATCCTCACGCACCTGCAGCTGCTCCGCGCGCGGGATATCATCACGGCCT GGCACCCTCCCGCCCCCCTTCTGCCCCCCGGCACCAGCACCCCGAGGCCCAGCAGTCCCCCTGCACCCTCTGAGGCCGAGGCCCTCCGCCCCCGGAAGTTGCAGACGTCAGCCtccacactcccctccccag TTTTTCCAGGCTCCCAAACCCATTCTGGGGCTGAGCTGGGTCCTGTCCCAAGCCCTGCTGCCCTCCAGCCACCACCACCATATCCAGACCCTTCCTCTACCAAG CCTAACCGGGAGAGCCCGGTGTCCCTCCTGCAGGGGGCCCACCCCTCTCCGTTCTGCTGGCCCCTCGCTGAGATTTCCCAAGGCACCCACAACTTCTCAGAGGAGCTGAAGATCGGGGAGGGCGGCTTCGGGTGTGTGTACCGGGCTGTGATGAGGAACACGCTATATGCTGTGAAGAGGCTGAAGGAG GGGGCAGACCTGGAGTGGACCACAGTGAGGCAGAGCTTCCTGACCGAAGTGGAGCAGCTGTCTCG GTTTCGTCACCCAAACATCGTGGACTTTGCCGGCTACTGCGCCGAGAGTGGCTTCTACTGCCTCGTCTATGGCTTCCTGCCCAGTGGCTCCCTGGAGGACCGCCTCCACCTCCAG gcctgcccccctctctcctggcctcagCGACTAAACATCCTCCTGGGCACGGCGCGGGCGATTCAGTTTCTACATCAGGATAGCCCCAGCCTCATCCACGGAGACATcaagag ctccaacGTCCTTCTGGATGACAGACTGATGCCCAAACTGGGAGACTTTGGCCTGGCGCGTCTCAGCCGCTTCGCGGCGGCCAGTCCCGGCCAGAGCAGCACCGTGGCCCGGACGCGGACCGTGCGTGGCACTCTGGCCTACCTGCCCGAGGAGTACGTCAAGACGGGGCGGCTGGCCGTGGACACCGACACCTTCAGCTTCGGCGTG GTAGTGCTGGAGACCCTGGCTGGCCAGAGGGCCGTGAGGACGCATGGTACCAAGACCAAGTATCTG GTGTATGAGAGCCTGGAGAGGCTGCAGGCGGCCGTGGCGGGGCCAGCGCTGGAGCCTGAGGCTGCCGGCCAcggccccccttccccccaggagAACTCCTACATCTCCACGGCCGGCAGCGCCCCGAGCGCTGCCGGCCCGCTGCGGCCCCTGGCGGttcccccaggagccccagccccgGCTCCAGACTGGCTCCAGAAGGGCCCCAACCAGCCCGTGGAGAGTGACGAGAGCGTGTCCGGCCTGTCTGCTGCCCTGCATTCCTGGCACCTGAGCCCGAGCTGCCCCCCAGGCCTGGCCTTGCCCGGCAGCCCCGGGCAAGGTGCCGCCGTGTGGGCCCCGGCATCCCTCGGGACGGCCGGCGGTACCGAAGGGGGTGCCACCCAAGCGTCGAGCTGGGGGAGCGGCCCAGGGCCCCGGCTGACAGCTATGGAAG GACCGCTCTTGGGTAGCTCTCTGTCATCACAGCCACCACAGATCGTCATCAACCCGGCCCGGCAGAAGATGGTGCAGAAGCTGGCCTTGTATGAGGACGGGGTCCTGGACAGCCTACAGCTGCTGTCGTCCAGCTCACTCCCAG GCTTAGGCGTGGAGCGCCAAAACAGGCAGGGGCCAGAAGAGAGCGACGAATTTCAGAGTTGA
- the IRAK1 gene encoding interleukin-1 receptor-associated kinase 1 isoform X1, with protein sequence MAGGPGPGDPAAPGAQHFLYEVPPWVMCRFYKVMDALEPADWCQFAALIVRDQTELRLCERSGQRTASVLWPWINRNARVADLVRILTHLQLLRARDIITAWHPPAPLLPPGTSTPRPSSPPAPSEAEALRPRKLQTSASTLPSPVFPGSQTHSGAELGPVPSPAALQPPPPYPDPSSTKPNRESPVSLLQGAHPSPFCWPLAEISQGTHNFSEELKIGEGGFGCVYRAVMRNTLYAVKRLKEGADLEWTTVRQSFLTEVEQLSRFRHPNIVDFAGYCAESGFYCLVYGFLPSGSLEDRLHLQACPPLSWPQRLNILLGTARAIQFLHQDSPSLIHGDIKSSNVLLDDRLMPKLGDFGLARLSRFAAASPGQSSTVARTRTVRGTLAYLPEEYVKTGRLAVDTDTFSFGVVVLETLAGQRAVRTHGTKTKYLKDLVEEEAEEAGLALKSTQTTLQAGLAADAWAAPIAAQICKKHLDPRPGPCPPELGLALGQLACCCLHRRAKRRPPMTQVYESLERLQAAVAGPALEPEAAGHGPPSPQENSYISTAGSAPSAAGPLRPLAVPPGAPAPAPDWLQKGPNQPVESDESVSGLSAALHSWHLSPSCPPGLALPGSPGQGAAVWAPASLGTAGGTEGGATQASSWGSGPGPRLTAMEGPLLGSSLSSQPPQIVINPARQKMVQKLALYEDGVLDSLQLLSSSSLPGLGVERQNRQGPEESDEFQS encoded by the exons atgGCCGGTGGGCCGGGCCCGGGGGACCCCGCGGCCCCCGGCGCCCAGCACTTCTTGTACGAGGTGCCGCCCTGGGTCATGTGCCGCTTCTACAAAGTGATGGACGCCCTGGAGCCCGCCGACTGGTGCCAGTTCG CCGCCCTGATCGTGCGCGACCAGACCGAGCTGCGGCTGTGCGAGCGCTCCGGGCAGCGCACGGCCAGTGTCCTGTGGCCCTGGATCAACCGCAACGCCCGCGTGGCCGACCTCGTGCGCATCCTCACGCACCTGCAGCTGCTCCGCGCGCGGGATATCATCACGGCCT GGCACCCTCCCGCCCCCCTTCTGCCCCCCGGCACCAGCACCCCGAGGCCCAGCAGTCCCCCTGCACCCTCTGAGGCCGAGGCCCTCCGCCCCCGGAAGTTGCAGACGTCAGCCtccacactcccctccccag TTTTTCCAGGCTCCCAAACCCATTCTGGGGCTGAGCTGGGTCCTGTCCCAAGCCCTGCTGCCCTCCAGCCACCACCACCATATCCAGACCCTTCCTCTACCAAG CCTAACCGGGAGAGCCCGGTGTCCCTCCTGCAGGGGGCCCACCCCTCTCCGTTCTGCTGGCCCCTCGCTGAGATTTCCCAAGGCACCCACAACTTCTCAGAGGAGCTGAAGATCGGGGAGGGCGGCTTCGGGTGTGTGTACCGGGCTGTGATGAGGAACACGCTATATGCTGTGAAGAGGCTGAAGGAG GGGGCAGACCTGGAGTGGACCACAGTGAGGCAGAGCTTCCTGACCGAAGTGGAGCAGCTGTCTCG GTTTCGTCACCCAAACATCGTGGACTTTGCCGGCTACTGCGCCGAGAGTGGCTTCTACTGCCTCGTCTATGGCTTCCTGCCCAGTGGCTCCCTGGAGGACCGCCTCCACCTCCAG gcctgcccccctctctcctggcctcagCGACTAAACATCCTCCTGGGCACGGCGCGGGCGATTCAGTTTCTACATCAGGATAGCCCCAGCCTCATCCACGGAGACATcaagag ctccaacGTCCTTCTGGATGACAGACTGATGCCCAAACTGGGAGACTTTGGCCTGGCGCGTCTCAGCCGCTTCGCGGCGGCCAGTCCCGGCCAGAGCAGCACCGTGGCCCGGACGCGGACCGTGCGTGGCACTCTGGCCTACCTGCCCGAGGAGTACGTCAAGACGGGGCGGCTGGCCGTGGACACCGACACCTTCAGCTTCGGCGTG GTAGTGCTGGAGACCCTGGCTGGCCAGAGGGCCGTGAGGACGCATGGTACCAAGACCAAGTATCTG AAAGACCTGGTTGAAGAAGAGGCTGAGGAGGCCGGGTTAGCCCTGAAAAGCACCCAGACCACACTCCAAGCAGGTCTGGCCGCAGACGCCTGGGCTGCCCCAATTGCCGCCCAGATCTGTAAGAAGCATCTGGACCCCCGGCCCGGGCCGTGCCCCCCCGAGCTGGGCCTGGCGCTGGGCCAGCTGGCTTGCTGCTGTCTGCACCGGCGGGCCAAAAGGAGACCCCCCATGACCCAG GTGTATGAGAGCCTGGAGAGGCTGCAGGCGGCCGTGGCGGGGCCAGCGCTGGAGCCTGAGGCTGCCGGCCAcggccccccttccccccaggagAACTCCTACATCTCCACGGCCGGCAGCGCCCCGAGCGCTGCCGGCCCGCTGCGGCCCCTGGCGGttcccccaggagccccagccccgGCTCCAGACTGGCTCCAGAAGGGCCCCAACCAGCCCGTGGAGAGTGACGAGAGCGTGTCCGGCCTGTCTGCTGCCCTGCATTCCTGGCACCTGAGCCCGAGCTGCCCCCCAGGCCTGGCCTTGCCCGGCAGCCCCGGGCAAGGTGCCGCCGTGTGGGCCCCGGCATCCCTCGGGACGGCCGGCGGTACCGAAGGGGGTGCCACCCAAGCGTCGAGCTGGGGGAGCGGCCCAGGGCCCCGGCTGACAGCTATGGAAG GACCGCTCTTGGGTAGCTCTCTGTCATCACAGCCACCACAGATCGTCATCAACCCGGCCCGGCAGAAGATGGTGCAGAAGCTGGCCTTGTATGAGGACGGGGTCCTGGACAGCCTACAGCTGCTGTCGTCCAGCTCACTCCCAG GCTTAGGCGTGGAGCGCCAAAACAGGCAGGGGCCAGAAGAGAGCGACGAATTTCAGAGTTGA